One window from the genome of Candidatus Didemnitutus sp. encodes:
- a CDS encoding UDP-N-acetylglucosamine diphosphorylase yields MNASEFFALPPSLARFAPFFPAEVPPWEWLKQIGAALGSVEFGHLALHVPAGVHIEGKVWLDRTVKLPPYATIIGPAWIGARTEIRPGAFIRGNVIAGEGCVMGNASEFKNCLLLDGVQAPHYNYVGDTILGNKAHLGAGVICSNLRLDQAEVTVRLPSGPVGTGLRKFGAVLGDAAEVGCNAVLNPGSVLGKRALVMPCMPFSGYLPPATIAHARTSVTQISRRD; encoded by the coding sequence GTGAACGCCTCCGAGTTCTTCGCCCTGCCGCCGTCGTTGGCGCGTTTCGCCCCGTTTTTTCCGGCCGAGGTGCCGCCGTGGGAGTGGCTGAAGCAGATCGGCGCCGCGCTCGGCTCCGTGGAGTTCGGGCACCTCGCGTTGCACGTCCCGGCGGGCGTCCACATCGAGGGCAAGGTCTGGCTCGACCGCACGGTGAAACTCCCGCCCTATGCCACGATCATCGGCCCGGCGTGGATCGGCGCGCGGACCGAGATTCGCCCCGGCGCCTTCATTCGCGGCAACGTCATCGCGGGCGAGGGCTGCGTCATGGGCAACGCCAGCGAGTTCAAGAACTGCCTGCTGCTCGATGGCGTCCAGGCACCGCACTACAACTACGTCGGCGACACCATTCTCGGCAACAAGGCCCACCTCGGCGCCGGCGTCATCTGCTCCAATCTTCGCCTCGACCAAGCCGAGGTGACCGTCCGCCTCCCGTCCGGCCCTGTTGGCACGGGCCTGCGCAAATTCGGCGCGGTGCTCGGCGACGCGGCCGAGGTCGGCTGCAACGCCGTCCTCAATCCCGGCTCCGTGCTGGGCAAACGCGCCCTCGTGATGCCGTGCATGCCGTTCAGCGGCTACCTGCCGCCGGCGACCATTGCCCACGCCCGCACCTCGGTGACGCAGATTTCGCGCCGCGATTGA
- a CDS encoding ACT domain-containing protein yields the protein MKRHLISQQHIAQTVSGVSAEEIAAHFNLLPERYFAQTDEADVALHIGMVNRLLHNISAADSLGSLRPVIEWRDLPERGCSVAHVVTWDRAGLFYKLAGALSVAGLNILSARITTRTDHIAIDSFIVTDAAHGAVQDEIAREVFARTVESALVGNKDLAPAIRAQAAKFASPASSLDAPVVEVYLEIATPRVIVEVHAADRFGLLYRVGHVIADQGFNLTAARVHTERGLAIDAFHLEPSDARPVDAPRLKILRDTLVVAAGAALS from the coding sequence ATGAAGCGACACTTGATCAGCCAACAGCACATCGCCCAGACCGTTTCCGGCGTCAGCGCCGAGGAGATCGCCGCGCACTTCAATCTCCTCCCCGAGCGCTATTTCGCCCAGACGGACGAGGCCGACGTCGCCCTGCACATCGGCATGGTCAATCGCCTGCTCCACAACATCTCGGCCGCCGACTCCCTCGGCTCGCTGCGCCCCGTGATCGAGTGGCGCGACCTGCCCGAGCGCGGCTGCAGCGTGGCCCACGTCGTCACGTGGGACCGCGCGGGCTTGTTCTACAAGCTCGCTGGCGCCCTCAGCGTCGCGGGCCTGAACATCCTTTCCGCGCGCATCACCACGCGCACCGACCACATCGCGATCGACAGCTTCATCGTCACCGACGCCGCGCACGGCGCCGTGCAGGACGAGATCGCGCGCGAGGTCTTCGCCCGCACCGTCGAGTCCGCTCTCGTCGGCAACAAGGACCTCGCCCCCGCCATCCGCGCCCAAGCGGCCAAGTTCGCCTCGCCCGCCTCGTCGCTCGATGCGCCGGTGGTCGAAGTCTATCTCGAGATCGCCACGCCGCGCGTGATCGTGGAGGTGCACGCCGCCGACCGCTTCGGCCTGCTCTACCGCGTCGGCCACGTGATCGCCGACCAGGGCTTCAATCTCACCGCCGCCCGCGTGCACACCGAGCGCGGGCTCGCGATCGACGCCTTCCACTTGGAACCGTCCGACGCGCGCCCCGTCGACGCCCCACGCCTGAAAATCCTCCGCGACACTCTCGTCGTCGCCGCCGGTGCGGCATTGAGCTGA
- a CDS encoding four helix bundle protein, whose amino-acid sequence MTREEFKARTKAFALRAVSVAESLPSDPISQVFVRQLVRCSTSVAANYRAAVRGKSRADFIAKMAIVEEECDETLFWLETLIDTKRLPAARSADLQREGDEILSIVVASIKTARRGR is encoded by the coding sequence ATGACGCGCGAAGAGTTCAAGGCTCGCACGAAAGCCTTTGCGTTGCGGGCCGTATCCGTGGCCGAATCGCTGCCGAGTGACCCGATTTCGCAAGTCTTCGTCCGCCAGCTCGTCCGCTGCTCCACATCGGTCGCGGCCAATTACCGGGCTGCCGTGCGGGGCAAATCACGAGCCGATTTCATCGCCAAGATGGCGATCGTCGAGGAAGAGTGCGACGAAACCCTCTTCTGGCTCGAAACACTCATCGACACGAAGCGTCTGCCCGCGGCTCGCAGCGCCGACCTGCAGCGCGAGGGCGATGAAATCCTCTCGATTGTCGTAGCTTCGATCAAAACCGCTCGACGTGGACGCTAA
- a CDS encoding GAF domain-containing protein translates to MDANPNLSDSPVSGIHDSAADLAVLYRIAALASEDESVAAAENALLSELMRAFPADSGSLCLLNPHTGYLEISKHHGLPTDTGNFALKLGQGVTGWATLHKEPLLVPDVVGDPRYIAARATVRCEMAAPLIYQEQAIGCLNLDSDHPHAFTEQDLKRLARFAAQAGRTLHRIWQLDRLQRESAQLETLVELGHSLVARLEESDLLTTLTRSGRSLFDARLCTLHACDPSQRMFELQAWSSEMTFSDSALRREPFGAEHSLIATALRVGKVVEFQELTGTAGHGAVDLPADPELCSMLAAPLLVDGAPTGVLAIYTNRPHRFSDAQKRLLAALASFASVALHNARLYARVFQSEESLRKAQTLTTLGLLAAEIAHEIRNPLTVIKLLHGALGTDFAPDDPRRRDLQVITEKIEQLEGIVARVLSFARTPGVIHSRWQLAGIIEDTLLLLRAKLGQSGVQLRYTPPPRPLQVEANKGQLQQVFLNLALNAVQAMPHGGTLSVSFTEAAGAVGQVVHIDFTDSGTGIPEAIRTRIFESFLSGRADGTGLGLGIAQRIVKDHHGELSLVSTSPQGTTMRVTLPLRS, encoded by the coding sequence GTGGACGCTAACCCTAACCTTTCCGACTCTCCGGTCTCCGGTATCCACGATTCCGCGGCCGACCTCGCGGTCCTCTATCGCATCGCCGCGCTGGCGTCCGAGGACGAATCCGTCGCCGCCGCCGAAAACGCGCTCCTGAGCGAACTCATGCGGGCCTTCCCCGCCGACAGCGGTTCGCTCTGCCTGCTCAATCCGCACACGGGCTACCTCGAGATTTCCAAGCACCACGGCCTGCCGACCGACACCGGCAATTTCGCCCTCAAGCTCGGCCAAGGCGTCACCGGCTGGGCCACGTTGCACAAGGAACCGCTGCTCGTGCCCGACGTCGTCGGCGACCCGCGCTACATCGCCGCGCGCGCCACCGTGCGCTGCGAAATGGCCGCACCGCTTATCTACCAAGAGCAGGCCATCGGCTGCCTGAACCTCGACTCGGATCACCCGCACGCCTTCACCGAGCAGGATCTCAAACGCCTCGCGCGCTTCGCCGCCCAAGCCGGCCGCACGCTCCATCGCATCTGGCAACTCGACCGCCTCCAGCGCGAGTCCGCCCAGCTCGAGACGCTGGTCGAACTCGGCCACTCGCTCGTCGCCCGCCTCGAGGAAAGCGATCTCCTCACCACCCTCACCCGCTCCGGCCGCAGCCTCTTCGACGCCCGCCTCTGCACGTTGCACGCCTGCGACCCGTCGCAACGCATGTTCGAACTCCAGGCGTGGAGCAGCGAAATGACATTCTCGGACTCCGCGCTCCGCCGCGAGCCGTTCGGCGCCGAGCACTCGCTCATCGCCACCGCCCTGCGCGTCGGGAAGGTCGTCGAGTTCCAGGAACTCACCGGCACCGCCGGACACGGCGCGGTCGACCTGCCCGCCGATCCGGAGCTCTGCTCGATGCTCGCTGCGCCGCTCCTCGTCGACGGCGCGCCGACGGGTGTCCTCGCGATCTATACGAACCGCCCGCACCGCTTTTCCGACGCGCAAAAGCGCCTGCTCGCCGCGCTCGCCAGCTTCGCCTCGGTCGCGCTGCACAACGCCCGGCTCTACGCGCGCGTCTTTCAATCGGAGGAATCCCTCCGCAAGGCCCAAACGCTCACGACGCTCGGCCTCCTCGCCGCCGAGATCGCCCACGAGATCCGGAATCCGCTTACCGTCATCAAGCTCCTCCACGGCGCGCTCGGCACGGATTTCGCACCCGATGATCCGCGCCGTCGCGACCTCCAGGTCATCACCGAAAAAATCGAGCAACTCGAAGGCATCGTCGCCCGGGTGCTCTCGTTCGCCCGCACGCCGGGCGTCATTCACTCGCGCTGGCAACTCGCCGGCATCATCGAGGACACGTTGCTCCTCTTGCGCGCGAAGCTCGGCCAGTCCGGCGTGCAACTGCGCTACACCCCGCCGCCACGCCCGCTGCAAGTCGAGGCGAACAAGGGTCAGCTCCAACAGGTTTTCCTCAACCTCGCGCTCAACGCCGTCCAAGCCATGCCGCACGGCGGCACGCTGTCCGTCAGTTTCACCGAAGCCGCCGGCGCCGTCGGCCAAGTCGTGCACATCGACTTCACCGACAGCGGCACCGGCATCCCGGAAGCGATCCGCACGCGCATCTTCGAGTCCTTCCTCTCCGGCCGCGCCGACGGCACGGGCCTCGGCCTCGGCATCGCCCAACGCATCGTGAAGGATCACCATGGCGAGCTCTCCCTGGTGAGCACCAGCCCGCAAGGCACCACGATGCGCGTGACGCTGCCGCTGCGCTCCTGA
- a CDS encoding cupin domain-containing protein encodes MPFARLASLPAKEIFNGTIRGHYAHLERSTCGEVHLDANTLVPVHQHPHEQFTYVLEGRFEFTVGGETTVLEPGMAAIIPANVLHGGKTLTPVRVLDVFAPVREDYRV; translated from the coding sequence ATGCCCTTCGCCCGGCTCGCCTCCTTGCCCGCCAAGGAAATCTTCAACGGCACGATTCGCGGCCACTACGCGCACCTCGAGCGCAGCACCTGCGGCGAGGTGCATCTCGACGCCAACACCCTCGTGCCTGTCCACCAGCACCCGCACGAACAGTTCACCTACGTGCTCGAGGGGCGCTTCGAGTTCACCGTCGGCGGCGAGACGACCGTCCTCGAACCCGGCATGGCGGCCATCATCCCAGCGAATGTCCTGCACGGCGGCAAAACCCTAACGCCCGTGCGCGTGCTCGACGTGTTCGCTCCCGTGCGCGAGGACTACCGCGTTTGA
- a CDS encoding HNH endonuclease, whose protein sequence is MLTALDQPVLVLNRLWQAVNIIGARRAFALLARGHAQVVHQTDDAFKTFSLMDWVDFSTYNPPIDALETVHTINRSIRLPRVILLTFFDKLPCKELKLTRNNVFERDGDRCQYCGSVFDREQLNLDHVIPRHYGGKTTWENIVCSCIKCNTKKANRLPHEAHMRLMRKPVRPKWRPVISLVLGNHGHEKWKDFLDLAYWNVELEE, encoded by the coding sequence ATGCTTACCGCGCTCGATCAGCCGGTGTTGGTGCTCAACCGCCTTTGGCAGGCGGTGAACATCATCGGCGCGCGCCGGGCCTTCGCGCTCCTGGCTCGCGGGCATGCGCAGGTCGTCCACCAGACCGACGACGCGTTCAAGACCTTCTCGCTGATGGATTGGGTCGATTTCTCGACCTACAATCCGCCGATCGATGCGCTCGAAACCGTGCACACGATCAACCGCTCGATCCGCCTGCCGCGCGTGATCCTGCTGACGTTTTTCGACAAGCTGCCCTGCAAGGAGCTGAAGCTGACGCGCAACAACGTCTTCGAGCGCGACGGCGACCGCTGCCAGTATTGCGGGAGCGTGTTCGACCGCGAGCAACTCAACCTCGACCATGTCATCCCGCGCCACTACGGCGGCAAGACGACGTGGGAGAATATCGTGTGCTCGTGCATCAAGTGTAACACGAAAAAGGCCAACCGCCTCCCGCACGAGGCGCACATGCGCCTGATGCGCAAGCCGGTCCGCCCGAAGTGGCGCCCGGTGATCTCGCTCGTGCTCGGCAACCACGGCCACGAAAAGTGGAAGGATTTCCTCGACCTCGCGTATTGGAATGTAGAGCTCGAGGAATAG
- a CDS encoding cupin domain-containing protein, with product MKSSPLSPETHTAEDVIRLLNLAPLPGEGGWFRRTAESELRVMGGGRRACSAIYFLVTPEVFSALHRVDAVETWCFHVGDPIELLVLDAQPGAGRRVALGLDFTVGQVLQEMVPAGAWQGARLRAGGRWGLVSCVVAPEYVERGFALGVRAELTASHPAFAAEIAALTR from the coding sequence ATGAAATCGAGTCCGCTTTCGCCCGAGACGCACACGGCGGAGGACGTCATTCGCCTGCTGAACCTCGCGCCGCTGCCGGGCGAGGGCGGATGGTTTCGCCGAACGGCGGAGTCGGAGTTGCGTGTGATGGGTGGCGGGCGGCGCGCGTGTTCGGCGATCTACTTTCTGGTCACGCCCGAGGTTTTTTCAGCGCTGCATCGGGTCGATGCCGTGGAGACGTGGTGCTTCCACGTCGGCGATCCAATCGAGTTGCTCGTGCTCGATGCCCAGCCCGGTGCGGGCCGGCGCGTCGCGCTCGGCCTCGATTTCACGGTCGGGCAGGTGTTGCAGGAAATGGTGCCGGCGGGCGCGTGGCAGGGGGCGCGGTTGAGGGCGGGCGGGCGCTGGGGACTGGTCTCGTGCGTGGTCGCGCCGGAGTATGTGGAGCGCGGTTTCGCGCTGGGTGTTCGGGCGGAGTTGACGGCGAGCCATCCGGCTTTTGCGGCGGAGATCGCGGCGCTGACGCGTTGA
- a CDS encoding DEAD/DEAH box helicase: MEKRPFSELGLSPEILKAVDKMGFEEASPIQTAVIPHALTGRDVVGQSATGSGKTAAFAIPTIEKVDASKRGVQALVLCPTRELAVQVAEEVGKLGSFKKGLLELPIYGGQSYERQYRGLAAGAQIVIGTPGRVMDHMERGSLKLDGLRVVVLDEADRMLDMGFRDDIERILSAVPETRQLLFFSATMPRLIQDMIKRYSRDPAWVRIEAHAANAPQVEQVFYEVDRRSKGEALTRLIDLHDFRYGIIFCSTKVMVDELDEQLHSRGYAVDRLHGDLSQMQRDRVMDKFRRRGFEFLIATDVAARGLDVDDLEVVFNYDLPNDAEDYTHRIGRTGRAGKTGVAMTFVSGREIYKLQSMAHYARLKIARGRIPSLDEVEEAKEEAFVEKLRRVLDAKQFRSHERVVDALLEQGYASTDIASAVIHLLKGGAVEAVGADEPAPSKPAAATTAVKPPPAWVAAAKAEKVARVEPEAPKEAAAKPVAPTPPRSAEPEGGARSMEKPKKRGYERKPRTGREPGYTVVSLNVGAQHEITPADIVGKIAGVTRLPAAVVGAIDIHEGHSHVDVAAEVADTVVKKLEGIRLKNVALHPAVVVPES, from the coding sequence ATGGAAAAACGCCCGTTTAGCGAACTCGGCCTCTCGCCGGAAATTTTGAAGGCCGTCGACAAGATGGGCTTCGAGGAGGCGTCACCCATCCAGACCGCGGTCATCCCCCACGCTCTCACCGGGCGCGACGTGGTCGGCCAGTCGGCGACGGGCTCGGGCAAGACGGCGGCGTTCGCCATCCCAACGATCGAAAAGGTCGATGCGTCGAAGCGCGGCGTGCAGGCGCTGGTGCTTTGCCCGACGCGCGAGCTGGCGGTGCAGGTCGCCGAGGAGGTGGGCAAACTGGGGTCGTTCAAGAAGGGTCTGCTCGAGCTGCCGATCTACGGCGGTCAGAGCTACGAGCGCCAGTATCGCGGGCTCGCCGCCGGGGCGCAGATCGTCATCGGCACGCCGGGCCGTGTGATGGATCACATGGAGCGAGGTTCGCTCAAGCTCGACGGCTTGCGCGTCGTCGTGCTCGACGAGGCGGACCGGATGCTCGACATGGGTTTCCGCGACGACATCGAACGCATCCTCAGCGCGGTGCCGGAGACGCGGCAGCTGCTGTTCTTCTCGGCGACGATGCCGCGGCTGATCCAGGACATGATCAAGCGCTACAGTCGCGATCCGGCGTGGGTGCGGATCGAGGCGCACGCGGCGAACGCGCCGCAGGTCGAGCAGGTGTTCTACGAGGTCGACCGCCGCTCGAAGGGCGAGGCGCTCACGCGGCTCATCGACCTGCACGATTTCCGCTACGGCATCATTTTTTGCAGCACGAAGGTGATGGTGGACGAGCTCGACGAACAGCTCCACTCGCGCGGCTACGCGGTGGATCGGCTGCACGGCGATCTCAGCCAGATGCAACGCGACCGCGTGATGGACAAATTCCGGCGGCGCGGTTTCGAGTTTCTCATCGCCACCGACGTTGCGGCCCGCGGTCTCGACGTCGACGATCTCGAAGTCGTCTTCAACTACGACCTGCCGAACGACGCCGAGGATTACACGCACCGCATCGGCCGCACGGGGCGCGCGGGCAAGACGGGCGTGGCGATGACCTTCGTGAGCGGACGCGAGATCTACAAGCTCCAGAGCATGGCGCATTACGCGCGCCTGAAGATCGCGCGCGGCCGCATCCCATCGCTCGACGAGGTCGAGGAGGCGAAGGAGGAGGCGTTCGTCGAGAAGCTGCGCCGCGTGCTCGACGCGAAACAGTTCCGCTCGCACGAGCGCGTCGTCGACGCGTTGCTCGAACAGGGTTACGCGAGCACGGACATCGCGTCGGCCGTGATTCATTTGCTCAAGGGCGGAGCAGTCGAGGCGGTTGGGGCGGATGAGCCTGCCCCATCGAAACCCGCTGCCGCGACGACCGCCGTGAAACCACCGCCCGCTTGGGTGGCCGCGGCGAAAGCCGAGAAGGTGGCGCGCGTCGAACCCGAAGCGCCCAAGGAGGCCGCCGCCAAACCCGTTGCGCCAACCCCGCCCCGTTCGGCCGAACCGGAAGGCGGCGCGCGATCGATGGAAAAACCCAAGAAGCGCGGCTACGAGCGCAAGCCGCGCACGGGACGCGAACCGGGCTACACGGTGGTTTCGCTCAACGTCGGCGCGCAGCACGAGATCACGCCGGCGGATATCGTCGGCAAGATCGCGGGTGTCACGCGTCTGCCGGCCGCGGTGGTCGGGGCGATCGACATCCATGAGGGCCATTCGCATGTCGATGTCGCCGCCGAGGTGGCCGATACGGTCGTGAAAAAGCTCGAGGGCATCCGCCTGAAGAACGTCGCGCTGCATCCCGCCGTCGTGGTGCCGGAGAGCTGA